A stretch of the Paenibacillus dendritiformis genome encodes the following:
- the mtnA gene encoding S-methyl-5-thioribose-1-phosphate isomerase produces the protein MTATMIQSVTLDDANDTLVILDQTVLPNEKVFLKLKELKDIWDAIYHLKVRGAPAIGIAAGYGLYLGVKASVAPTKEELAEDFKRVKDYLASSRPTAVNLFWALDRMEARFRREQGGSIAEIKEALRQEAEAIRAEDEQVCEQIGRHALSLLEPGWGILTHCNAGAIATAKYGTALAPIYLGEEQGYGFKVYADETRPLLQGARLTAWELQEAGIDVTLICDNMSSIVMKEGKIQAVLVGCDRVAANGDTANKIGTSAVAILAKHYGIPFYVCAPLSTVDLQCATGDDIHIELRPDEEITSKWYEKPMAPAGVNVYNPCFDVTDHEHITAIITQHGIAYPPFADSLPAMFAKQASGN, from the coding sequence ATGACAGCGACAATGATTCAATCGGTAACGTTGGATGACGCGAACGATACGCTGGTCATTCTGGACCAGACGGTGCTGCCGAACGAGAAGGTTTTTCTCAAGCTGAAGGAATTGAAGGATATTTGGGACGCGATCTACCATCTGAAGGTGCGCGGCGCGCCGGCGATCGGCATTGCGGCAGGATACGGCCTGTATCTGGGCGTCAAGGCTTCGGTAGCTCCGACGAAGGAAGAGTTGGCCGAGGATTTCAAGCGGGTCAAGGACTATCTGGCATCCTCCCGTCCGACGGCGGTCAACCTGTTCTGGGCGCTCGATCGGATGGAGGCGCGCTTCCGGCGGGAGCAGGGCGGAAGCATCGCCGAGATCAAGGAAGCGCTGCGGCAGGAGGCGGAAGCGATCCGGGCCGAGGATGAGCAAGTCTGCGAGCAGATCGGCCGCCATGCCTTGTCGCTGCTGGAGCCGGGCTGGGGCATCCTGACGCACTGCAACGCGGGGGCGATTGCGACGGCCAAATACGGCACGGCGCTGGCGCCCATCTATTTGGGAGAGGAGCAGGGATACGGCTTCAAGGTGTATGCCGACGAGACGAGACCGCTGCTGCAGGGCGCGCGGCTGACGGCCTGGGAGCTGCAGGAAGCGGGCATCGATGTCACGCTTATCTGCGACAACATGTCCTCCATCGTGATGAAGGAAGGCAAGATTCAAGCCGTCCTGGTCGGCTGCGACCGCGTGGCCGCCAACGGGGATACCGCCAATAAGATCGGCACGTCGGCGGTGGCGATTCTGGCGAAGCATTACGGCATTCCGTTCTATGTGTGCGCGCCGTTGTCCACAGTCGACCTGCAGTGCGCGACAGGCGACGACATTCATATCGAGTTGCGTCCGGATGAGGAGATTACGAGCAAGTGGTATGAAAAGCCGATGGCGCCGGCAGGAGTCAACGTCTATAACCCGTGCTTCGATGTGACGGATCACGAGCATATTACGGCGATCATTACGCAGCACGGCATCGCATACCCGCCGTTCGCCGACAGTCTGCCTGCCATGTTCGCGAAGCAAGCATCGGGCAACTAA
- a CDS encoding DeoR/GlpR family DNA-binding transcription regulator → MLPVARKAKIKEIIMEQKSVTVAALTSLFNVTEETIRRDLKQLEDEGVLIRTYGGAYVPDGVQNDVNVNLREHIHVDGKKRMAERCAEFIANGDSIFLDASTTSLYIAQQLENKRITVVTNSLKIANALLDHGNVHLVMIGGGISSSSMSALGRNAELNMNSYFFDLAFISCRSVSMQHGITDSNEQQAEVRRLAVERANKVYLVADFTKFDRTSFASICPLDRIHTLVTDKQLGEDWHEFLDSRNISLHECV, encoded by the coding sequence ATGTTACCAGTAGCCAGAAAAGCCAAAATCAAAGAAATCATCATGGAGCAGAAGAGCGTGACCGTCGCCGCGCTCACTTCCCTGTTCAACGTCACGGAAGAAACGATCCGCCGCGACTTGAAGCAGCTGGAGGACGAGGGCGTTCTGATACGCACGTACGGGGGAGCCTATGTTCCGGACGGGGTGCAGAACGACGTGAATGTCAACCTGCGGGAGCATATCCACGTCGACGGCAAGAAGCGCATGGCCGAGCGGTGCGCGGAATTCATCGCCAACGGCGACTCCATCTTCTTGGATGCGTCGACGACGTCGCTCTATATCGCGCAGCAGTTGGAGAATAAGCGCATCACGGTCGTGACCAATTCGCTCAAAATCGCTAACGCCCTGCTCGATCACGGCAATGTCCATCTCGTCATGATTGGGGGAGGCATCTCTTCGAGCTCCATGTCCGCGCTCGGGCGGAACGCCGAACTGAATATGAACAGCTATTTCTTCGACCTCGCCTTCATCTCATGCCGCTCCGTCAGCATGCAGCACGGCATCACCGATTCGAACGAGCAGCAGGCGGAGGTGCGCCGGCTCGCGGTCGAGCGCGCGAACAAGGTCTATCTCGTCGCGGACTTCACGAAGTTCGACCGCACCTCCTTCGCCAGCATTTGTCCGCTTGATCGCATCCATACGCTCGTCACCGACAAGCAGCTGGGAGAGGATTGGCACGAGTTCCTCGATTCGCGCAATATCTCGCTGCATGAATGTGTATAA